Genomic segment of Panicum virgatum strain AP13 chromosome 9N, P.virgatum_v5, whole genome shotgun sequence:
aataagattagaaatgaatgaacagtttaattatattttgtgggttTATGGAGGGAAATCAAAACCCAAGAAGTAGTACAACTACCACATGTAAATGTAGTACACtaagtttagttattatttttgtatgtagggagtagttaaatatattttgtattatcaaataatggaaggaaaatatttttttgagataaagagactaacttaatagaattgtgggtcccgcctgaatagtacatgggtcccacgtgggtcccacctgaATAATATGTGGGTCTCGCCTGAATAGTATGTGGGGCCACGTGGGTCCCACACGAGTAGTATGCGGGACCCGCATGAACAGTGTACGGGACTGCATGAACAGTACacgggccccacgtggggccgcGACTCATGAGGAGGCCCCAAATCTTGGCCCTTTAGTATAGTTACTTAATAATCTAGTGAAAACATATCGTTCAAAAATTTAATGTCTCATTTTTTATGATTGTATGAACTACATATATGGATAATGATATTGTGTGAACTAACAGATGTGAAAATGACATTGATATTTTGCTtgcattttttaaataaaataattaattagaaTTGAACACATTTACTTACATACAGCTACAAAATAGATGCTtaagataaaaaaaatgtgcAAGATGATTCATTTAGTTTTCTATTTTACTAATGCTTTATGTTCGCTTATATAAGCAATAAATTCGAAATGTGCTAGTTTATACGACCAAAAGAAAATGTATTTATGATATTATTATTATACCCGATGGGTATCCGAAACCTAACCCATACCCGGTGGGCATCCTTACGTGTACAAAATTTTACCCGCTAGATTTCAAGAGTATGAGTATGTTTTATAGTTTCAGATATTGTTGCGGACGAATATTTACTCTCCTAATATTTTATCCGACCCGTTGCTATCCCTAGCCTAGAGGAACTGGGTAAGAGTAGATGAGTTAGGGACGGGGAAGGGAAAGGGAAATAGAAGAACCCTAGATCCAATTTCCCCAACCAAACTACGCGTCCTTCGCGTGGGAGGCTGCGGCGTGAGAGGGAGCAGAGTGGGCCCCGGCGATCTGGAGCGGAACCCTCGCGTGGAACTGGGTGCGTGACCTCCGTCCTCCCTCCAgcatcctctcctctctctgctCTTAGTAGATTTGATGAGCAGATCCGGGGCAAATTCCTGCTATCTATGTATCGCGGCAGAATCAACTGCTGGACGCCTGCTATTCCGTTCCATTCCTATGTAGCAGCCAGTGACCGGGATTGGGGGAAGAAGAGGAAATTTTTTTGACCGAATGTTCCTCCGACCTGACCACTCCCTTGTAATGTCTGCCTGCTCATAAACTTGGCGTCGTCTTCGTGCTCTAACTGCTCTCTTTGTTTTCCAGTTTACCTTTTTGTTACCCTTCCTAAACTTCTGCTCTCCCATTCTAGGATGAGCAGGCGTTGTTTACCTCctaaataaaaatagaattaGATGTATGGCTGTCAGTGAAATTTGAACTTTTTTATATCTTTTTGCAGTCGCCGCTGCCGAGGATCAGAACTTGCAACTCAAACACAGAGTTCCATTTATTCAGATCGCCCAAGGTGGGTTCGAGGAGGATGAGCAGCCAACTTATCGTATCATTATGTTTCACGTTGGTCAAGAAATTAGCATTGCATTCCATTTTATATATATTGTGGCCTTCTCATACAGGCAATAGAATGTCTACCCTAGAATTTCTACATTTTGTATGTAATATCTAACACCTAACAACATGTTCTGATCAGGGCTGGAGAAGCTGCCGCTGAGGTAAGGACCAATGAGCTTGGTCCTATACTTGCAGATATGTTCAGGGTACTGTCACTAAAGGACTCATCCCCAACACTTGATCATCGTGATTGGTATGGCCGTTATGTTTTCATTTGCTTGAAACTTGGGCTGCTTGCTGTTATAAATTATACCCCACAATAACTTGATTATGGTTTGCATAAATGTCGGTACTTCATTCATAATTATAGATCTCTCCGGGGCTACTACCTGCCACCTCCAAGCTCCCCCCATTCTGGAACCTAATAGAGGAATCTATATCCGAGGATTTTGAGTTCTCCAGATGGTGATATTCTTCCTGTTTGCCCCCATTTAAATCATGGAATGCCCTTTCTTATTGCGTGCCCCACATACTCCTAGTTTGGGATTTAAGCAATCACAGTAGCACTGCCCCCTACCAATGTTGTTTGCCATCATAGTTAGGGTTTTTTTTTAATCACAGCATCGCATCGTGATCCTATCATATTTTACAAATTgtatatttttttgcaaaatttttaatATGTTGCACCAAGCGCATAGTATTGATTTTGTGTAAACATGCTTGGACTTATTCACATTATTTTCAATCCACCTTAATTCTAAATAGTATCTTATCACAACTCAATACTTTTAAGTTCCCATTTATTGATTATTACATAACCTAATGTATCATAACATAAAACATATATGCATGGAAATTACCTAATTTGAGATgttattttttcttcttctttggatcATGATCCTTTGTGGGATCCTACCTACCAATCCCATGGAATTGTATTAAACTTTCACATAGGATTGTGATACTATGGAAATTGTGACACAAGGTGGGATCATGACTGTTTTGGATTGGTAAGATTATAGAAACTATGGTCTAGGATGGGATAATGACAACCTTGCCCCTACTGCAAGTCATTGGCTCATTAAGTGGCCTCAGATATACGCTTCACCCCTCCCAACTGAGTTATGTCCTTTCCTTTCTCCAATGTGCGGTATGAGAGCAATATTCTTCCGTTCATGACATTAAAAATCTTTTAAACAAAGGCCCTTTCAGGTCCCCGTCTTTATATAAAGCTTCACATGTGATTATCAGTAGCTAGGGATCACAGATTTCATGTTTAGTTCAGAAAGGGGTAAACCTCTAAAGAAAAACTTATGTATCTTTGACTATCTTTGACTGCACTCATTTCATTTGAGCAGTTGCTGGTATAAAATGCAGGTTTATAGTGAGAGCCACATGCAATTATTGTTTATTATGTTCAAGGCTGCAAATTCATTTTCTGCCACACCTTTTCCTCTTGTTGTACCTTTCGCCAAATAATAACTAGCATAAACCTGACCAaactttttgtattttttacaCTATAGGAATGGAGGTCCATGAAACTTGGTTTtatttttgcaacaagtttGTGGTTTATTGACTGTCTCAAATTGTTGATACCAAGTTGAAATTCTATCCCTTGGATGTTGTCACGACTTTACCAAAATAGCCATTTGGGTTATCATTCAACTCATGTGTGATAAATTCTAATCGTATTTTACTGATTCTGCACTATTTTTAACATGAGATGTCTCTTGACCTAGCCCAGCCTACTCAATTTAGTCTTGTGCAGCCAACCTCATTCGACAAAGCCAGACTTTTGGAGTTGTTAATCGGAGTTGAGGTGGAGTAATACCCTAAATTCCCCAAACCAGCAACCACCAAAACAGCCACCTTCATTGCCATGGATGGCGGATGCTAGTGCTGAACCTGACCATGCCCTGGCCCTGACCTAGTAGAGGAACCTTTTTGTGTGTGATAGCTAGGTGTGTGTTAGTTCCATGCCTCCCAATTGAAGGTGTGGAACTTCTTTCCTGCCCTTACTGCAATGTTTCCCTGCCACCAGTCCCATCACAGTCACAATATTTTCTAGTGGTCTAGTAATCGCTTTCCACCATACTCTAGTCAATTGAACTGAGATAGCTTTTCATTTCTGTTGTGTTCTATTAATCTGATAACACAGCTAtcatgcacacacacacacacaaagacTTCGAGTAGAATACAGAGAAATGTGGCACAATAGTTCACTAGTGATTCTATAATTTTGGTGTCGTCACCTGTTGTGGAAGCACTGTCACCCAGGTAAGCATATCAGGACTCAAATTTCATAAGATGTGTATGATGATCATGCCTCCAAATCTCCATTTGTGTTAGTAGATATTTATTGATATCATGGGCTTGATTCTTGCGGCCAAGCATTGTGATGCTTGCTGCTAACATGAGCACTGGTCAGCCATGAACACATGATAAAGCTTTTTTGATGCTTTAAACTCATCCCGTGCATTTTTCATGTGGTGTGTATGGTTATTTCTGTGTATATTTGTTGGCTATTTCAGTCCATTATTTAAGTGCGGTCCCACTGAGACCTAAATTCTTTGGCTGCTCACTTTCACCCATGCAAGGAGAAACACATTTCGCTTTCAATGAATTGTTGTTTACTATATACTTGTGCTTTTCTACAGGTCACAGGAGCGACGTGAAATTGAGGAGTACCTAAAAGAGCATACATTTGATAATCTTGAGGATGCTTTTGCATTTCTTTCGTCAGGTAAGCGTGCTGCCCATGTTAAGGCTGAAGCAGCTGAGGATGAAGCATTGTCTCAGCAATCTTCACCAGATAGATATGAAGATTGTCCAGTTCCAGCACTAGAACAACATCAATCACTTGCAGCTGAAGGGCAGTATTCGAAAGTTTCCAAAAAAGAGATTGCTCAGAATGGGAAGAAATGGATGACTGAGGAGATGAAGGTGGCATTTGAAAAATACATGAAGGAAAAGATTATCCTGAGGTTTGTCTAGTGTCTCTTGTTGTCTTTGGTTGTCGAAAGTCTCCACTAAAAGATAAATGTTGTTGTAGGATCATAAGTATGAGTTTGATGAGCTTCAGCACCAGTGTTTTAGTGTGGAAAACTACTACAAGATCTTCCACCACTTTAACTTCACCGTAAGGATGAAGGTGTCCAGTTCAACGGACTGGACATCAGTGCTTTTCTTCGCTGAGGTGAAGGAGATATTAGACAAAAAAATGTACTTCTGCTGTCCCTTGGAGCCATATGAAAATGGTATGGAATACTCTTattgaattattattgttagcaACAACGATTGTTTTGTGCACCTTTGTAATTATGTTTTTTTGTTGAGTTATTCAGGACTTTGCTATGCATGCAAGAACCAAGGAATAGATGATCTAAAGCATCCAGTAATTGGTGCATTTGATAGAGGCAGTCCGGATACGGTATTCCCTTACATGTACGACAGTGACTCTTCGGATGAATTTACTCCAGTTAGGCTTGCAGATGAAGCTGAGGATGAGagtattttttttagataaaggaaactTTATTGATATTAGCCGTATCCTGGTCTTCACCGGCGTGAATCTTAAAGTTCAATATGTCGATTCGAGAGGCAGCTTGCAGTAAATGCTaaggtaattttttttttctcgaacacgcaggagagctgcgtatctttgtgtTAAGGGAGAAAGAAAAGTTCAATTATACAAACTAAACGCCCCTTGCCTTGGACTAGAGTAGAGAGCGCACAAACTAAGGAAACAAATTACAAGATACACAGTGGCAGGACCGAACAAACTAAACTACACAACACCCTAATCAGGGGCTACAGTCTCGGAGCGTCTGTAGATGACCATGCAGCCCGTTGGCCCAGCCCAAGCACGATCAATTTAGCTCGGCCCAAGCACGACCCGGCCTGCTCTCCACTATACCCGGGCTAGCCCGGCCCGTTCACCGTGCTTGGGCTTGGGTCAGCACCCGAGCCCGTGGGCTGGCACCGCCCGGCATGGAGTTAGCAGGCCGGCCTGAAATAGGCCCGCTAACTTCAAAAGCACAGCCCACAGCACAGCACACACGCCAGTGCCCCGccgccccaccccaccccacccacccCCACTCGTGTAGCCCCCCAGGCCCCGACCCCCGACTCCTCATCTTCGTCTCCGCGAGACCGCGCCCGCGAGTCGGCGCCCTCCCTCGTCACCTCCTCATCGGCGCACCGCGCCCCTGCCACCTCCTCCGCTCCTCGCCCCCGCCCCCtcctcgtctccgcctcgccggccgccacctccttgtctccgccccgcgcctcctcgtctcctcctcgccggacgccgcctcctcgtctccgcgtcgcctctccgccgcctcctcggctccgctgcgccggccgcctcctcgaCGCTGCCCCTGAGCCTCCTCCCGCAACACTAGCCGGCTAACCCTAGATCTCCTCTCGCCACTCCGCCGCCTCTCTGCCGAGCGCCGAGCCTCCTCCCGCGACCCGCGCTGCCGGCCGCGCCACTCCACGCTTCTTCTCCTCTCgcatctccgccgccgtcgcacttCGCCACGCCTCCTCCCGCGAGGccgcgcctcgccgtcgccggttcCCCCATTGTGGGCCGCAGGTGGCCCGAGCCCGACAAGTAGGCCGGGCTCCGCGGGCTGGCCCGGCACGAAACATGCCCGTGGGTCCGTGCCTGGGCCGTCGGCGGAGCCCGTGGGCTGACCCGGCACGGCCCGCTAAGGAATAGGGTCGGGCCAGGCACTGCCCGGAGGTGACCGGGCCAGGGCGGGCCAGGGCTcaggccgggccgggcggctcGGATGGACATCTATACTCCCGTCTGCGCCTCTGCGGTCTGCTTTACCCGTCTGCCGCAGGGGCAGAGCATGCGCAGCTCTACGGCCTGTGCCTGCTTCCTGTTCTTGATCGGCTATTCCTGCTGCCTGCTTCCTGTTCCTGATCAGCTCGGCTATTTTCTGTTCCTgattaatatttttatttaatatacTTTATCTAGTATCTTACATATTTAGTTTTTTCCGATTCCAGGGAAGTAGTGACCATTACTTGCTTTTCCAATTAGGTCTTACACATGTTGCTCAAGAAGCAATTGTTAGCTTTTTTGTGAATGACTCAAATATTAGTGTTGATAGAGTCATGAGGTTTAGCTACTATTTGAAGTAATCATACTCATTTCATTGTCTACTCTTTAGTTTGTATTATAGACATTGTTGTTCAAGAATTATATATGTATCATTAATATTATTATCTCCTTTATTatgttaaaaaaattatttagccTAAGAGCCCCCCTAAAGCCTGGTTCGCTTGGAGGCAATCAGAATCGTAGAGCCGGCCCTGACTGGCCTTATGTCATCTATTCATCGTCGTCTCCACCTCGTTCCTTCGCTCATCTCTTTACCCGTCTGCCCTCTGCCGCTTGGCTCTCACTTGACCAAATCCAGTAATGCATGGAAGCAAATCGACTGCAAAAACGAGGACACACCTTTGGGATTTTATTCCTAACAACAATATAGTTCGGATTTAAAGCAAAACCATCTTATTTGAGAGAGTACGGCGAAAGAAGCATCGTGATACTTCACGAGGGAAAAGATCGATGGTGCCGACGCCGGCAGTGTTTGCAGAGTACTTTTGATGCGGAGGAGACAAGAGAACGCACTCTGACTGTTACATTAGAGACACGGCGTCATGACTTGTAGCACCGACCTCTTTGCCACGTCGGCTGCCACGTGCTCATGGGGCAGACAACTAGGCGCCGAGAGCGTTGAGACGTGTTACTTTGGCACCGTGAGTCTTGGCGCGAACCAAGGACCAAAGTTGAGTTTAGTTTACCCTGGGATccaaatataaatttttttcagaaaagaaTCAATTTGCAAATT
This window contains:
- the LOC120687876 gene encoding uncharacterized protein LOC120687876 — translated: MFRVLSLKDSSPTLDHRDWSQERREIEEYLKEHTFDNLEDAFAFLSSGKRAAHVKAEAAEDEALSQQSSPDRYEDCPVPALEQHQSLAAEGQYSKVSKKEIAQNGKKWMTEEMKVAFEKYMKEKIILRFDHKYEFDELQHQCFSVENYYKIFHHFNFTVRMKVSSSTDWTSVLFFAEVKEILDKKMYFCCPLEPYENGLCYACKNQGIDDLKHPVIGAFDRGSPDTVFPYMYDSDSSDEFTPVRLADEAEDESIFFR